A region of the Paenibacillus sp. J23TS9 genome:
CAGGGAAGTTTTGCATGGCGCATTCCGTATTGATCCCGATGAACCGCCCTTGACCACGTTCCATCATTGCCGGTGCAAAGGTTTTGGCCAGATGCACACTTTGAAGAACGCAGGATTCGAACTGGCTCCGGTAATCCTCTAGCGGCTGCTCCAGTATACTTGTCCATTCATACTGGATGACGGCATTGGCTACCACAATATCAACCTTGCCTAAAGCGTTCACCGCAGTCTCGCTCATCAGCTGTACCGCTTGAAAATCCGTGATATCCGCCTGCACGGTGACACAAGCTCTGCCTAGAGCTTCAATTTCTGTCTTCAGCTCGGCAGCTTTCGCTGCGTTGCCATGGTAGTGCAGCACCGTATTTGCGCCGGCTTGGGCCAGTGTACGAGCCATGACACGGCCCAATTGACCGGTCGCTCCGGTGATCAATGCGGTTTTCCCCGATAAATCGATTGGAATCAAAGGATTCAGCTCCTCACATCATGAAATTGGTCTAATGGTACCACTGGGATTCATTAAGCGTCAATGAAAAGCAGATAAAAAGACCGGGCGATAATGCCCGGTCTTTTCAGGTACCTTAACGATCAGAAATATGGTCATTCCCTATTGCTGCATAATTGCGTTTATGCCCAATTCCCATTGACGAAAATCGATTCTTCCTTGCCGTCATGTGTAATACCGGTAATGTTCATTTCCGGTGATCCAAACATAAAATCGACATGGGTAATGCTTGCATTCATTCCGTGCGCGGCAAGTTCTTCCTCAGACATCGTTTTTCCGCCTTCGAGATTGAACGCATAAGAGCTGCCAATGGCGAGATGGCAGGACGCATTTTCATCAAAGAGGGTCGTAAGAAATAAAATATTGCTTTGGGAAATAGGCGAGTGGAAAGGAACCAGCGCCACTTCCCCGAGATAATGAGAGCCTTCATCCATCCCGATGAGACGGGCCAGGGTGTCTTGTCCTTCTTCAGCTGCAAAGTCTACGATCCGTCCATTCTCAAAGGTGAGCTTGAAGCGGTCGATAATATTGCCGCCGTAGCTCAGTGGCTTTGTACTGCTGACATATCCGGATACTCCGTTTTTCAGCGGTGCCGTAAAGACTTCTTCGGTAGGAATATTGGCTACAAAAGTAGTGCCTTGTTCGTTCACACTGCCTGCCTGAGCCCAAATATGTCCGACCGGAAGCTCAATTGTCAGGTCAGTTCCCGGAGCGACAAAATGAAGCTTTTGATATTTCTTACTGTTCAGCTCATCGGATTTGGCTTGAAGTGTATCAATATGTTTATGCCAAGCACCAATCGGATCTTCCTGGTCAGCGCGGACAGCATGGAAAATAGCATCCCACAGCTTCGCAACCTGTTCTTCTTTCGGAGCATCCGGAAATACCTTAGCAGCCCAATCGGGGGAAGGGAAGGCGACACCCGTCCAGCTCATTTTGTCGGATTGTTGATATTGGCGATATTTTGCCATAGCTTGTCCAAAGGTGCGTTGATTGCTGGCAATCCGTTCCGGACTGACACCTTTCAAGAGATCCGGGTTGGAGGAGATGACTGTCAAAAATGCCGCATTCTGTTCAGCCAGCTCTGTCCACTCACGCGCTTGGGCAGTTGGAGGGACCAGGAAGGATTCTTCCGGCGCCAAATCATATCTGAGGCGGGTAACGACCTCATCCGTATAATTGACTTTAACGAAATTCGCTCCGGCTTCATAGGCTTTTTTAACGATCAGACGCACGAGCTCTGCGGCATCGATTGCGGCACTAACGACAAGGGTTTGACCGGGCTGCACGTTGGCGCCGATTTTAACTGCGAGCTCCGCATAGTTGTTTAATTTGTCTTCAAAAGATAACATGGCAAAATCCTCCTAGAGTGTCGATGGGTTATTTTTCTATTGTAAATCAACCAAGGGTCAAATAGAACCATAACTTGTCCATTGATGGTGAAATGTATGATTTCTCTAAAAAATAGAGTCTTTCCCGCTGCTGCTGGAAAGACTCTATAGGACTCCAAGGGTTACATCTTATGCAGAAAAGGTAATACGGCATTGATGGTTTTTTGAAGTCAATCTTAAAATGCCCAGTTTCCTTGTTTAAATACAGGTTCTTCTTTTCCATCTGCTGTTACGCCGAAAATATCCATCTCACCGGAGCCGATCATGAAATCGACATGGGTAACGCTGGTATTCAGTCCATGCTCGCTGAGCTGCTCTTGATTCATGTTCTTGCCGCCTTCCAGGCAGAAGGCATAGGCGCTGCCGATTGCCAGGTGGTTGGAGGCATTCTCGTCGAACAACGTGTTGAAGTACAGAATGTTGGAATCAGAGATCGGCGATTGATGCGGAACCAGGGCAACCTCGCCCAGATAGTGTGAGCTTTCATCCATTTCGACCAGATGCTCAAGTACTTTTTGGCCTTCTTCAGCCTTGACACCAACGATTCGGCCGTTTTCAAATGTAATCGTGAATTGGTCGATAATATTGCCGCCATAGCTGAGAGGTTTGGTGCTGCTGACATACCCGTTCACGCCAGTCTTCAGGGGAGCCGTAAACACTTCCTCGGTTGGCATGTTGGCAACGAAGCTATGTCCATTTTCATTAAAGCTTTCGCCCGCAGCCCAAATATGGCCTTCAGGAAGCTCAATGGTTAAATCCGTGCCCGGAGCTATGTAATGCAGCTTTTTGTATTTCTTTTCATTCAGGAATTTGGACTTCTCATCCAAGGTTTCGAGATGCTTGGTCCATGCTTCCACAGGATTGTCCTGATCGACGCGCACGGTATGGAAAATCGCATCCCAGAGCTTCTGTATCCGTTCTTCTTGCGGTGCATCCGGGAACACTTTATCTGCCCACTCCGGCGATGGAACAGCAACCAGACACCAGCTGAATTTGTCAGCTTGCTGGTAAGCGCGGTATTTGGTCATAGCTTGACCTCTGGCTTTTTGATTCGCTACAATGCGCTCCTGTTTGATGCCTTTCAGGAGGTCCGGGTTCTCGGCAAGCACATGCAGTACGGCGGCTCCCTTTTCCACAAGCTCAGTCATTTCGCCAGCGTACCATTTTGGTGATTCGGAGAATACTTCCTCAGCTGCATGTTCGTATTTCAGGCGGGTGATCTTTTCATCATTCCAGTTCACGCGTACATCGCTGGCACCAGCTTTGTATGCCTTTTCGGTGATCATGCGTACGAACTCTGCCGATTCGATAGGTGCGTTAACGACCAGAATTTGTCCTTGTTGGACATTGGCACCGACTCTGACTGCAAGATCGGCATATTTGTTTAGATTGTCTTGGAAATTTGCCATGAACTTTGAACCTCCAATATGATTAGTCATGAATTGTCTGAAACCGGGATTTAACCAAATCCTCTGATAGTATTGTACTAAATCGGATGACATATTGAAAATATGTACGCTCCGGATGGAAAGAATACCGCACATGGTATACTATATAAACATCGAGACGGAAGTAAAGGAGATATGTATACATGGAATATCAAATCATAAAAGCAGATATGAAGCAGGATGAGGACAAGAAGTACCTGGGGCACGTGACTTTCACTTTAACGGGTCATAGCTCCAAGTACGAAATCACGCTTTTCAGTAAAAGAGGAAAAGAATGGGATTACAGCTTGAATTTCGCAGAGGAATCCGGCAATGAGGAAGAACTTCTGAAAGTGGATGAACAGCTCGAAGAGGATGATGATTTGTTTGACGCATTGGTAGATGCGGCACGCGAATCTATGGAACAATAAAACTCAAGGCATGCCAGGCAGGCCGGGAAAGGATGAATGAGCATGAACTATGATGATAATGTCGTCCGCCGCTTGAAGCGGCTTGAAGGGCAAATCCGGGGCGTACTTAATATGATGGAAGAAGGTAAAAACTGCAAAGATGTTGTAGCTCAGTTGTCGGCTGTCCGCAGTGCGACGGATAAAGCGATGGCCTATATTGTCGCGATGAACCTGGAGCAGTGCATTCTGGAAGAACAAGCAAAAGGTAATGATACCGGTCCTCTGGTTAAAGAAGCGGTGGAGCTTTTAATCAAAAGCCGTTAACAAGACTGATTTTCATCGAAGGCAGGGAGAGATACCTTCCTGCTTTTTATATGCCGCTATCTGTTCAGGTACTCAGGCGAAAGGAGGGTGACATATGTTCTTCTACATACTATCACTCATCGTTTTATTGATCGACCAAGGTTCAAAATGGTGGGTGCGCGCGCACATGTCGGTAGGCGAAACACGGGATGTCCTTGCTCCTTATCTTCATTTTGAATATTATCAAAATAGCGGGGCCGCCTTTAGTTCCTTTCAAGGATACGGCAAGTGCTTTGCATACCTGGCGGTCATTGTGGTGGGCGTTATTGTGTATTACCGGATCAAAGGCGCATTACGCGGAAATCTCATGGATATAGCAGCTGGCTTTCTGGCGGGTGGAGCATTGGGCAATGCGCTCGATCGGCTCATTTTCGGCAAGGTGACTGATTTTATCGTTTGGGGCTCGGGCTCGGGAATCATGAATATTGCAGATCTGGCTATTAACGCGGGTGTGCTGCTCTTGATCGTGGGCATGCTGCTCCGAAGCTGGTGCGAAAGACGCTCTTATTCTTTTAAATGATTATTATTGTAGTGACTAAATACTTACAGCCTTCACAGGAAGCAGAGAGGAATCTATGGATAACAATAAACCGTCGGCTTTGGCCCAAATTATCAGAGAAAGAAGGTCTGTCAAGACCGGCTATAAAAATATCCCTGTACCACAGGAATTGGTGCTTGAGCTGCTTAATGATGCGGTATATGCACCCAATCATAAGCTGCGTGAGCCTTGGAGATTTATTTTTGTACCAACGGATGCCAAGCAGCTGTTCGCGCTCGAGATGGCACAGCATTATCCGGATGATATGTTCGAGAATCGTATCAAATACTTTAACGAGCCTGATGCCTACTTGATTATCGTCATGACAGTCAGCGACAACCAAAAACAGCAGGATGAAGATTATGGCGCTGTTAGCTCGATGATCCAGAATTTTCAGCTGCTTGCTTGGGAACGCGGGCTCGGTACCGTCTGGAAAACAAATATGCATATCTATGATCCGAAAGTGAAGGAAATGCTTGGTGTTCAGGCTGGAGAGAAAATTGCAGGATTTCTGCACTTGGGATTTTATAATGAAGCACCGGAAGGCAAGCCGAGAACCCCAGCAGAAGAGAAGTTTACGGTGTATGTGCCGACATATGATTTGTAGCTCCCGGTCATTCGGGAGTTTTTCTATTCATTTTGATGCCAGGGACTGATCACTTTAGGATCAATCTTGGTTACAATATAGTTAACAGGTACATAGCGGAGGGATTCAACATGAAAACCAGATATTTAGCAGGAACTTCCCTTGCAGTCATGGGGGCGGGATTTCTGATCACCCTGTTTTTGCCGCAGAATTTAGCGGTGCGCCTGCTTCAGGGCGGATTTGAAGCGGGATTAGTTGGCGGCTTTGCGGACTGGTTTGCAGTTACAGCATTGTTCCGTCATCCCATGGGGATACCTATCCCGCATACATCTTTGCTGCTCCAAAACCGCAATAAAATTATCAACTCGCTCATTTCCGCTTTGGAAACGGAGCTGCTGAATAAGGACAGCATTACGAAAAAGCTGCGTCAGATAAAACTGTTTAAAGGCTTGTCATCCGGCATTTTAAAGCTGGTAAGCAGAAAGAAGATCCGGCTTAAGGTTATTGACACGGTAAGTGACGTCA
Encoded here:
- a CDS encoding SDR family NAD(P)-dependent oxidoreductase: MPIDLSGKTALITGATGQLGRVMARTLAQAGANTVLHYHGNAAKAAELKTEIEALGRACVTVQADITDFQAVQLMSETAVNALGKVDIVVANAVIQYEWTSILEQPLEDYRSQFESCVLQSVHLAKTFAPAMMERGQGRFIGINTECAMQNFPGQSAYTAGKRGMDGIYRVLAKEIGAHGITVNQVAPGWTISEKDRENNSEHQASYSQHVPLKRRGTDQEIANTVLFLASDLASYITGAYIPVCGGNVMPSI
- a CDS encoding aminopeptidase; this encodes MLSFEDKLNNYAELAVKIGANVQPGQTLVVSAAIDAAELVRLIVKKAYEAGANFVKVNYTDEVVTRLRYDLAPEESFLVPPTAQAREWTELAEQNAAFLTVISSNPDLLKGVSPERIASNQRTFGQAMAKYRQYQQSDKMSWTGVAFPSPDWAAKVFPDAPKEEQVAKLWDAIFHAVRADQEDPIGAWHKHIDTLQAKSDELNSKKYQKLHFVAPGTDLTIELPVGHIWAQAGSVNEQGTTFVANIPTEEVFTAPLKNGVSGYVSSTKPLSYGGNIIDRFKLTFENGRIVDFAAEEGQDTLARLIGMDEGSHYLGEVALVPFHSPISQSNILFLTTLFDENASCHLAIGSSYAFNLEGGKTMSEEELAAHGMNASITHVDFMFGSPEMNITGITHDGKEESIFVNGNWA
- a CDS encoding aminopeptidase, producing the protein MANFQDNLNKYADLAVRVGANVQQGQILVVNAPIESAEFVRMITEKAYKAGASDVRVNWNDEKITRLKYEHAAEEVFSESPKWYAGEMTELVEKGAAVLHVLAENPDLLKGIKQERIVANQKARGQAMTKYRAYQQADKFSWCLVAVPSPEWADKVFPDAPQEERIQKLWDAIFHTVRVDQDNPVEAWTKHLETLDEKSKFLNEKKYKKLHYIAPGTDLTIELPEGHIWAAGESFNENGHSFVANMPTEEVFTAPLKTGVNGYVSSTKPLSYGGNIIDQFTITFENGRIVGVKAEEGQKVLEHLVEMDESSHYLGEVALVPHQSPISDSNILYFNTLFDENASNHLAIGSAYAFCLEGGKNMNQEQLSEHGLNTSVTHVDFMIGSGEMDIFGVTADGKEEPVFKQGNWAF
- a CDS encoding metal-sensitive transcriptional regulator, yielding MSMNYDDNVVRRLKRLEGQIRGVLNMMEEGKNCKDVVAQLSAVRSATDKAMAYIVAMNLEQCILEEQAKGNDTGPLVKEAVELLIKSR
- the lspA gene encoding signal peptidase II, which encodes MFFYILSLIVLLIDQGSKWWVRAHMSVGETRDVLAPYLHFEYYQNSGAAFSSFQGYGKCFAYLAVIVVGVIVYYRIKGALRGNLMDIAAGFLAGGALGNALDRLIFGKVTDFIVWGSGSGIMNIADLAINAGVLLLIVGMLLRSWCERRSYSFK
- a CDS encoding nitroreductase, translating into MDNNKPSALAQIIRERRSVKTGYKNIPVPQELVLELLNDAVYAPNHKLREPWRFIFVPTDAKQLFALEMAQHYPDDMFENRIKYFNEPDAYLIIVMTVSDNQKQQDEDYGAVSSMIQNFQLLAWERGLGTVWKTNMHIYDPKVKEMLGVQAGEKIAGFLHLGFYNEAPEGKPRTPAEEKFTVYVPTYDL